In the Thermodesulfobacteriota bacterium genome, TCGATCACCCCCAGCTCGGCCGGCTGGACAGGCAGCATCAGGGGCTGCGGCCGCCAGGCATACCAGGCAGCCGCCGCGGCAGGGACAACCACGATGAGCAGAAGGAGCAGACGCGTCATGCCAAGAGAGGTCCAGGCGCCGGTGCAGCGGGCGAGGCAGGCGCGCCCCGCCCGGCCGGGCTATGCTGGCCTACCAGATTCGGCAGCGCCCTGTCAACTGCGGCGCTCCGGCCGCGCCGGCCGGCCCCTGTCCCGGTCGCGGCCAGCCGGCCGGGCCGGAATCCGGTCCCGGGTACGCTCGTTCTCCAGGAGGAAGCCGCCGTCCTGGGTGGGGATGATCCGGATCCGGTCGCCCGGTCGCACCCGCCGCATGCCCTGCGCCCGGAGCGGTTCCGGCCGCACCACCTGCATGCCGGCCGGATCCAGGCCGAGGTCGGCTTCGAGATCCAGGCCAGGCGGCTGGCCCAGGAGTGACCAGGCAGGAGGGCTGATCAGACTGGCCGCGGCCACGGCCAGGGCCAGGAGCAGGAAGCGCAGGGTCGGGGTCATGAAGGCTCTCCCACTGGTCGGCCAGGTGCGGATCACTGCTGAACCGTGGTCATGAAGCCGCCGCCGGAGCCGCTGGCATAGCCGCCCAGGAGCTGGAGGCTGAAGTCATCGAAGGCGATGGACTCGTTGAAGTTGCCGCTCAGGCGGCCGAAGGCGTTGAGGCCGAGCTCGGCCCGGTCGGTGGGAAAGCTGGACAGGCTGTTGGTGATGAAGATCCGGCTGCGCACCGTCCGCTCGTCGGGCAGCAGCTGGACGTCGGCGGCCGCGCTGTTGATGGTCCAGAACAGGGCGTTGTCCGGCGCCGGCGGGTACTCGGCTGCCAGGGAGAAGTAGTCGCCGGTGGCCAGCCAGCTGGCGATCTGGTTGGCCGGCCACTTGGGCCACAGGGCAGGATTCACCCAGCTCGGGCTGTAGGGCAGGCGGACGGTCAGATCGGTGGCCAGGGCGTTGCCGAGGCGACCGCCATACAGGGTGGAGGCATCGCCGTAGAAGGCCTTGATGTCGTTCAACGGGACGCCGTTGATCTTCTTCTCCTCGATACGCACGGTGACGGTGGCGTTGTCGTTGACCTTGCCGTCGTACTGCCATTGGCTGCCGACCACCTTGGGATCCCGGGCGGCCGGCCGGTTGGCCGGGTCGCCCAGATCGGCGTAGGCCAGCCAGCGGCGGCTGACGCTGGTGCCGGAGACCCCTTGATCCCACAGCACCAGCAAAAGCCGCCCGGCCTTGCCGGGCGGCTTGATGGCGTCCGGGATGAAGTCGCCGTCCATGGGGCTGGCGCAGACCGTCGGCCGGGTCTGGTAGCGCATGAAGGACAGGCCGTAGCCGGCCCACAGGGTCGGCTCGCTGGGAGATGGCCGGTGCCAGCGGAAGCCGATGCCGCTGACCCCGTAGTCGAGCAGGTAGCCCCAGCCCACCTTGGCCTGGGCGTCGTAGCTCAAGAGATGGCCGTGGTCGGCCCAGGCCTCCTGGAGGGTCTGGACAATGGCGCTGGTGGTGGCCAGGCGCACGGTGTGGAAGCCGATGTTGCACGACGGGTTCTGGGGATCGGGCTCCCGGTTTTCGCCGGTGCTGAGGTTGCGGATGGCCATCCAGTAGCTGTGGGTGCCGTTTTGCGCCTGGAAGCCCTGGATGGAGACCCGGTTGTCCGTCTGCGGCACGTCCCAGCTGGTCAGGTCCTGGAAATCCTCGTCCACCACCGGCTGGTTGTCCGGGGTGGACGGCATCTCCACGGTGTCCGGGACCGGGGTGTTGTAGGTGATGGTGCGGTTGACCAGGGTGAAGCCGGAGCCGGCCGAGCCGACGGAGGCCACCTCCAGGAACTTCTTGAGGATGACCGGGGTGGCGGTGGTGACGCTCACCGGGAAGTCTCCGGGGCTGCCGGACAGGCCCTCCAGGGTGACGGTGCCGGAGCCGGGGGTCGCCCTCTGGTACAGGAACATCTTGAGCTCGATCTCCACCTGGCCGTTCCGGGCCGGAAACATGCCCGGGGTGCCGGACTGGAGCACCAGGCTGCTGCCGGCGCTGACCGTCTGACCGCTGTTGGGGTAGCTCACCAGGTAGACGCCGGAGTCCTGGGAAACGTCCTCCAGCAGCCCGCCGGGCACCGTAATGCTGGCCAGGTTGGGGATCGTGGTGGCGATGGTCGCATTGGCGTAGATGATGGTGCCGATCTTGACCGACGCCGGGGAAGGCAGGACAAAATGGGACGAGAAGCTGCCCGGCACCTTGGTGGCGACGGTGGTGGCGCCGGTGGCGTGGCTGGCGGTGGTGATCAGCCAGTAGGGATGGACCTGCAGCTGGAAATCGCCCTGGTTGTTGGCCATGTGGAAGGTGCTGCCGTCGGCGCCCTCCAGCACCGCCATGCGGGCGGCGAAGGTGGAGGCGCCCAGATACTCGGACGCCAGGTAACGGTAGCCGGATTCGGCCAGATAGTAAGAACGGGTGGAAAAGGTGGCATCCACCTGGCTGTCGGTGGCGGTGCTGTTCAGCCGCAGCATCACCGTGCCCAGGGTGGCAAAAACCAGCATGGTGAAGATGAGGCCGATGAGGATGCTGCCCTGGCGACCGGCCAGGACCCGGCGCCAGGGCGGGACAGGACGAAGGCTCATGGCAAAGGGCTCCCTGGGCGTGCGCCAGCTCAGGCGGTCGGCCCGTTGACCGTGCCGTTGTTGCGGGGCGACACGGTGGTCTGGAAGGTCACCACCTGGCCGTCGCTGCGATTGAGGCTCAGCTGGATGGACACCTCGAAAAGCTGGCTCAAGGGATCGGCAGCGCTGTTCCAGGCACTGCCGTCGGCCCGTCGGTAGACGAGGACAAAGGCGTTGACCCGGTCCAGCAAGAGGTCGTTGTCCAGGGCCAAGGTCTTCAGATTGACATCATGGGTCAGGGTGTGGGTGCCCGAGAAGTTCTGGTAAACGATGGGCGGCGCCGGGCCGCTGGTGAGAGCGCCCAGCTCCAGCATCTCCCGGCTGAGTCGGGTCAGGGCGAACTGGGCCCTTTGCGCCAGGTCCACCGTTTCCTTGGCCGACTGGACCGCGTTGACGCCGGAGACGATGCCCATGCCGGCAAAGGCAGACAGAACCCCCAGGAGGAGCAGGACGGCGATGACCTCGATCAGGGAGAAGCCCGGTTGGTGGCGGCGCATGGTCTTGGCGCTCACTGGGACAGAACGACCAGAGCCGAGTGCATGCCCCGGCTGACCGTCACCTTGAGCAGCCGGCAGCCGGAGGCGCAGCTGGTCTCGTCGCCGTTGCCGTTGAAGGCGATCTGGCCTTGGGTCACGGTGGTGCCATTGCCGGAGTAGCCGGTGTAGCTGGCGGTGGCCACCGCAAAGGTATCGTTGGCCAGGGCCTCCCGGTAGTCGGCGATGATCTGTTCCATCACCTGTTGGATCAGGAGCTCGTTGTGCACCATGTCCAGGGGCGCCTGGCTGTGTACCGTGCTGGTGGCCATATAACGCGCAAAGATGGACATGAGGATGCCGGCGATGACCAGGGTGGTGACGATCTCGATCAGGGTGAGACCGCACTCGCCGCGGCCAGCCGGAAATGACCCGCCGGTTGATCTCGCCAAGCGTTGCTGCCTTTTCATGGGATATAGCCTGTATTGCGGACCACACGGATCGACCGCACCGAGGTGGTCAGGGTCGTATCTGCCGCCAGGGGCACGCCAGCGTTGTCCACCGGCGTGCCGAAGCCGTTGAAGGCGATGCTGGCGGGTGGGCCGAAGATGGTCATCCGGCTCAGGTTGACGGAGGTCGCGGTCTCCCGGGGAAAGGGCTGGGCCTGGGGGGCGTTGTCCACGACCTGGTAGAGCTGGTAGGAGTCGCTGGTGAAGCCCACGCCCCAGATCATGTCCGAGCTCATGGCCAGGCTCTGGGCGTAGCGCAGCCGGCTGCGCAGAAGGTCCCACTCGGCGCTGGCCTCGAAGCCGGTGTCGCCGGAAAAGCGGCTGAGGACCGCCGCCGCCAGGACCCCCAGCAGCAAAAGAACGGCGACGGTCTCCAGGAGGGTAAAGCCCGGGCGGCAGCGCAAGACAGTGCGGGGCATGGTTGGGCTCAGGCCGGCTGGGTGAGGAGGGTGCGGATGGTGGCAGCCAGCTGGCTGGGCAGAAAGGGCTTGGCCAGGAGTGCCGTGCCGGCCGCCGGGAAGAGTACCGGATCCAGCCGTTCCGGGTGCCCGGAGATCAGCAGCAGCCTGGCCTGGGGGTGGCAGCGGCGCAGCTCGGCGGCCAGCTCGGGGCCGTGACCGTCGGGCAGCACCACGTCCAGGAGCAGACAGTCGATCCCGGCGGTGGCGCAGGCCATGGCGCGTGCCTCGGCGGCGCTGGCTGCGACCAGCACCGAAAAGCCCAGGGGCGACAGGCCGTCGGCGATCAGGCGCCGGACCAGCAGGTCGTCGTCCACCGCCAGGATGGTGCCGCGGCCCTGGCCAAGGACTGGCCGCAGCTCCGGCTGAGGGCCGGAGACCGGCTCGCCGGTGGTGGGCAGATGGATGCGGAAGGTGGTGCCGCGGCCGGCCTCGCTCTCCAGCTCGATGCGGCCACCATGCTGCTGGACGATGCCCAGGACCGTAGCCAGGCCGAGACCAGTACCCTTGCCTTCCTCCTTGGTGGTGAAGAAGGGCTCGAAGATCTGGCTTTGGATGTCGCTGGGGATGCCCCCCCCGGTATCGCTGACCGCAAAGACCATCTCGGCAGGGCCGCCGCCCGGTGCGGTGGCCAGGAGCAGGCGACCGCCGGCCGGCATGGCGTCCCGGGCGTTGACCACCAGGTTGATGAGCGCCTGCTGCAGCTGGCCGACGTCGGCCCGGATGTTGTCCAGCCCCTCGGCCAGTTGCAGCTCCAGCTGGATGTCGGGGCCCAGCAGCCGGTCCAGGAGCCGCACCGTTTCCAGCACCACGGCATTCGGGCGGGCCACCCGGATGGACAGCCGCTGGCGCCGGCTGAAGGCCAAGAGCTGCCGGGTGAGATCGGCAGCCCGGCGTCCCGCCTCCTGGATCATGGCCAGGGCGTCGCTGGCCGCGGTGGGGTTGCCCTGCTGGCGGGTGGCGATCTCGGCATAGCCCAGGATGCCGGTGAGCACGTTGTTGAAGTCGTGGGCGATGCCGCTGGTCAGCCGGCCGATGGACTCCAGCTTCTGCGCCTGGAACAGGCTCCTCTCCAGGGCCGCCTTCTGGCGCTCGGCCGCCTCCCGTTCCGCCATCTCCTGGCGCAGGCGCAGATTGGCGGCGGCCAGCTCCGCGGTTCGGGCCTCCACCTGGGTCTCCAGGTGCAGCCGGTACATCTCGTTCTCCCGGATGAGGGCGGCGCGCTCCAGGGTCCGGCGCACCGCATGCTCCAGGACCTCCAGATCCAGGATCGGCTTGGTGACGTAGTCCCAGGCGCCGAGCTTGATGCTGTCCACCGCGTCCCGGAGCATGCCGGCGCCGGAGACCACGATCACTGGGATGGTGGGGTCGTAGCGGACGATCTGGGCCAGGACCTCCAGGCCGTCGATGTCCGGCATCCGCAGGTCCAGAAGCACCGCATCCGGCCGGCAGCTCTGGATCGCCGCCAGGCCGCTGGCGCCGTCCGGTGCGGTG is a window encoding:
- a CDS encoding prepilin-type N-terminal cleavage/methylation domain-containing protein, producing MPRTVLRCRPGFTLLETVAVLLLLGVLAAAVLSRFSGDTGFEASAEWDLLRSRLRYAQSLAMSSDMIWGVGFTSDSYQLYQVVDNAPQAQPFPRETATSVNLSRMTIFGPPASIAFNGFGTPVDNAGVPLAADTTLTTSVRSIRVVRNTGYIP
- a CDS encoding response regulator, yielding MTEGPVLLSIDDEAPIRESIQAYFEDVGFTVHTAPDGASGLAAIQSCRPDAVLLDLRMPDIDGLEVLAQIVRYDPTIPVIVVSGAGMLRDAVDSIKLGAWDYVTKPILDLEVLEHAVRRTLERAALIRENEMYRLHLETQVEARTAELAAANLRLRQEMAEREAAERQKAALERSLFQAQKLESIGRLTSGIAHDFNNVLTGILGYAEIATRQQGNPTAASDALAMIQEAGRRAADLTRQLLAFSRRQRLSIRVARPNAVVLETVRLLDRLLGPDIQLELQLAEGLDNIRADVGQLQQALINLVVNARDAMPAGGRLLLATAPGGGPAEMVFAVSDTGGGIPSDIQSQIFEPFFTTKEEGKGTGLGLATVLGIVQQHGGRIELESEAGRGTTFRIHLPTTGEPVSGPQPELRPVLGQGRGTILAVDDDLLVRRLIADGLSPLGFSVLVAASAAEARAMACATAGIDCLLLDVVLPDGHGPELAAELRRCHPQARLLLISGHPERLDPVLFPAAGTALLAKPFLPSQLAATIRTLLTQPA
- a CDS encoding type II secretion system protein: MRRHQPGFSLIEVIAVLLLLGVLSAFAGMGIVSGVNAVQSAKETVDLAQRAQFALTRLSREMLELGALTSGPAPPIVYQNFSGTHTLTHDVNLKTLALDNDLLLDRVNAFVLVYRRADGSAWNSAADPLSQLFEVSIQLSLNRSDGQVVTFQTTVSPRNNGTVNGPTA
- a CDS encoding prepilin-type N-terminal cleavage/methylation domain-containing protein translates to MARSTGGSFPAGRGECGLTLIEIVTTLVIAGILMSIFARYMATSTVHSQAPLDMVHNELLIQQVMEQIIADYREALANDTFAVATASYTGYSGNGTTVTQGQIAFNGNGDETSCASGCRLLKVTVSRGMHSALVVLSQ